In Novipirellula caenicola, the genomic stretch TGATTTGAACCCAATCATACCGAACGCAGTAACAGACAGCAAATCCGCGTCAAGCCACAACGAACGCGATCAGCCGTCAATCAGCGCGAATCCGTGTTGCCACCAGTTGTCAGCACGAGCCAATTTCGGCGAATCAGCAACAGGTACGCAAGTGTCAAGAACAAATTGGCCATGAACGCCATGATGTGAACGATTGCGGGGGCAACGTCGACCCACGTTGCAAAAGTGTTGAGCGTGAACGAATTGCAGTACCCGGCGATCAGAAACAAGCCAGCAGCACTGAACGGAATACTTGCGGCTTTGCCTGGATGAACGTTCACAGCCTTCGCCTGACGATAGAAGGCAGTCGTTGCGATGAACGCAAGAATCACGATCAGCAACACGGCACTACGGAAGAGAGACGAATGTAAGCAGAGTGATAATCTGTCGGGGAACGTCTAAAATCACCGGGCGGCGACAAGTGACTCTCCATTTGAAAACGCCGGAAGCCGCCGCTCCGGTGCATTTTTTTGCCATCCAGCGATTTGTGTCAGGATTCGGTCAGTTCGACGGCAACCATCCAGTCAGAATTCTTTGTTGGTCGCGAATCATATATGCGTTGCGGCTGTGGGTTTTGTCGAGCGGATTGTTGATTCTCTGGAGCGACGTAACCAAGACGCAAAGTAATTGATTCAGGTGTGCGATCTCGGCGGTTCTTGAAACGCCATTCTGTTTCGAATGGCGCGAATTGATGGGGGAAGCATCCAACTCCAGACAGGAAGAATGTGACGCGATCTATTTGATCAACATTCAAGAGCGGTATCCCATCGCACCACGTTCCCAGTCGTTGGGTCTGCTCGATCTGCGAAAACGGAAACCAGAATTCGAGCATAGAAGCGAGCTTTGAATCCGTAACGATTGAAGGGCGCTGATCGACCGAAGCGAATTTCCATCTCCAGATCGCGGTTGCGATCCTTGATTCGAGTGTGTCAGTAGTAGGTGGGTTTGAATCTGCGAAGATTGTGTCCTTAGCTGGATAACGACGGCGGTCACCGGGCACGGAGAGACGACTTTCCACTTTGTAAAACCGCGCAAGCCGTGCTACGCGTGCACGGTATTGTTCTGCCTTCATCTCGTAGCGGGGTCAAACTTGAACACATCGAGAATCGGGAACTTGCGTATCCACCATGATACATAGTTTTCAGGCGCCATCCACGCCTTCCCTGTCTCGAACTCGAATGTGGCTGTCGCCACTCCGGATTGAGAGATGGTTGCGACCGAAAGTGTGACGTTGTCATATCCTTTGGGGTTATCCCCAAACGTGCAGTCTGTCATCAGGTGCGCGGGAATGTCGAACGGGCCATCGTATGAAACGCCAACGAGCCGGCGGGTCGTCAGCGCGTACCAGTTGGCGTTGGACGTTATCGCAGTCACTACGGCGCGCTCGCCATCTGAAGCACCGAATAAATTGAGTACCTCATCGTGATGGTTTTCGATTCGGGTGTATCGCCAGTTTTTGGGAGTCATCGAACTTCGGCGAATGTCCCAGATCACGTTGTTGTAGATTTTCTCGTCTGGCCTAGGATTCATGTTAGGTTCATTGGCAGAACGGCACGGTTCAGCGGGGCCGCGCGAACGACTCACCACCTCGAAAACGTCAAATCGCGCCCTCCGTTGCAACAGATGGTTATCGCATATTTGGCGGTGGTAAATACGGCTGGTCTGGCAACGCAAGTAGTGATTTGAACAATGTATCATCCGACGGGTAGTTCATTGGGTGCCTGATCCGGTCATGCGAATTGAACACATCAATGTCGGGGTGTGTTTCGTCGATTAGATCGATCTGATCCTGCCTCGAAGCAGTAAAACGTGATGGTTCGCAATCTGGAAATAGCTCAAGCACGTTGGTAAACGCGGTCGCCGCGGAAACGTCATCACCAAGTGATAGAATATCGCGAATGTGAAACCAATCATCGCCGGCGGGAGTTTCAAAGTACTTGCGAAACCCAGAACTGTTGACGGCCATGTGTAGTGAGGCGTTCGCAGCAACCATCGCATCAGGTCGGTTTAGCGGAATGCCCTTTTCTGTTTTCCACGACACAACCGCTTGGAGTACGCGCAAAACGTCGTCATCGACAAAGGTCGCTCGTGAGTTGACGATATCGTGAAGTCCGTCGCCAACTTTCTCGCGCGCAACCTCGAACACACCTTCGTAGATCGAAGCTGCGAAATCCGGTGGTGGGTAATGACTATCCATCAATTGCGATAACGTTTGAATTCACCGAGGACGCGCGGTGGACATTGATTTGGAGAACAACTGCGCCGCGTCCTTCGGTGCAATTCTTGGTTCTGGCTGTGCGTCGTGCTCGTGCTCGTGCTCGTGCTCGTACTCAGCATCGCGGTACTCGTACTCGTCAGCAGCATTGTACTCTGCGTTGGATTCGGAGACAGCGTCGGTGCGGGCGATCGGCAATGTTCAGCGGAATCGATTGGGCGGCGCGAAGCCATTGGTCGCGCGCACGACGATGAAGGCCGACAAGATCCCTCGCGACGGCGAACGATGAAGCGACGTAGTCAATCGACAGGCTGTAAACATCAAGTCGATCGTGGTCGAAGATTGGTTTGGTCATCGGTACCCCATTTCGAGTACGAGTACCGGCTGCGCCTGAGTACGAGCACGAGTACGATTTCTTCATTGCCAGAACTATCTTTTTAACCCCGGGTCAGTCGGGTGATATAAGCCGATTGGACCTTATATCACTCGGTGAGT encodes the following:
- a CDS encoding DMP19 family protein, translated to MDSHYPPPDFAASIYEGVFEVAREKVGDGLHDIVNSRATFVDDDVLRVLQAVVSWKTEKGIPLNRPDAMVAANASLHMAVNSSGFRKYFETPAGDDWFHIRDILSLGDDVSAATAFTNVLELFPDCEPSRFTASRQDQIDLIDETHPDIDVFNSHDRIRHPMNYPSDDTLFKSLLALPDQPYLPPPNMR